A part of Candidatus Stoquefichus sp. SB1 genomic DNA contains:
- a CDS encoding N-acetylmuramoyl-L-alanine amidase family protein: MKKVIPFVFMFALCSLIFKPVISVSSSQSLAKKVIVLDPGHGGMDNGANVGKVNEDELNLKICFALKEELESRGATIYLTRTDDQDMTKRDYNYSKQDDMYLRVLKIDEYKPDLFLSIHLNSSSSGAWGSQVFYYQNSQEGKRLAQNIHDSMKPVTGTRKNISPCSFYVVRATQSLGVLIECGFLSNENERGQLKSSKYQKKLAVSISDGIESYYQSLNSGV; encoded by the coding sequence TTAGTGTCTCATCATCACAATCTCTTGCTAAAAAAGTGATCGTTTTGGATCCAGGACATGGTGGAATGGATAATGGGGCTAATGTTGGAAAGGTCAATGAAGATGAATTGAATTTAAAGATTTGTTTTGCGTTAAAAGAAGAATTGGAATCAAGGGGAGCAACCATTTATTTGACACGTACTGATGATCAAGATATGACAAAACGTGATTATAATTATTCTAAACAAGATGATATGTATTTAAGAGTCTTAAAAATTGATGAATATAAGCCGGATTTGTTTTTAAGTATTCATTTGAACTCTTCATCATCTGGAGCATGGGGATCACAAGTGTTTTATTATCAGAATAGTCAGGAAGGAAAAAGGTTGGCACAAAATATTCATGATAGTATGAAACCAGTGACAGGGACACGTAAGAATATTTCACCATGCAGTTTTTATGTTGTGCGTGCGACACAATCTTTGGGTGTTCTTATCGAATGTGGTTTTTTATCAAATGAGAATGAACGTGGTCAGCTAAAAAGTAGTAAATATCAAAAGAAGTTAGCAGTATCAATCAGTGATGGAATAGAGTCATATTATCAATCCTTGAACTCCGGGGTATAG